The window AAAGGAGGCGTTACTCGATCACCTTGGATATCTGGAACTGGTCGGCGGTGCGTTTGGGGGCATTGGAAAGCGCCTGCTCCTGCGTGAAGCCGGGGCGGGCCTCATCCGCACGCAGAACATCAAACACCGGCATCGCATGCGCCGTTGGCTCGACGCCATCGAGATTGTAACGCGTCAGCGTGTCGATGTAGGTGAGGATGCCGTCGAGCTGCGATTCGTAGCGCTTCGCCTCGTCGTCGGTGAGGGAGAGTCGCGCCAGTTTGGCGACGTGATGGATGTCGATCTGATGAACTTCAGGCATGGGGAGCGGCTTTCTTGCCAGCAGGCGGCACGCTTTGCAAACAAAAGGCGCAGACTGTTGCCAGCCTGCGCCCTTGAAAATGACTATCTGACTATTACCAGCCTTGGGAACTTGAATAAGGAATTTCAGAACGGAAACCAAGCTCCGGCGGGAACTCAGTGTAGCCCCACCAGTTGTCCAACACTTCCTTGTGATGATATGGCGGGCGGTAGGTCAGCTTCCAGCTCGGCACTGGGAAAGTTGCGGTCTCATAAACACCGTACACTGCTCTCACTAGAGTACGCTTGGTGCCCTCAATAAAAAAATCTGAAGCAGCGGCAATCGCACCATCAGACTGGTTGCTTTTGCGCCATGTCGTGGGGTATTCCAACCAGCCGAACAGTATGTTGCCCACACCACGACTGAGCTTCCGGCTCCAGGTGAAGTGATGTCCGGGAGGAGACTGGATGTCTCCAAAAGCGGTGCTGGAAAGTGCCAGAGCGGTGACGGCGAGGAGTAAAAAGCGATTTTTCATGCTGCTTCCATATGATTAACAAAATCTGGACGTGTTTGGCAACCACTAAGTTGAGCTTTTTTGAAGACTGGGTTGTTCATCAAGGTTTGAGAGGGAACTGGTCGTGCAGCAAACGTCGGGCTGATTCGAGGGCGGCAGCATCCTCCGGGTGGTCGATCACGTTGAATAGCTCTGCGTTGTCGCCGGTGTGATCGTAAAGCTCGCGGGCAAGGACGGCCCCAGTGTCAAAGTTCCTCCACTCGGTGTACCGCAA is drawn from Prosthecobacter sp. and contains these coding sequences:
- a CDS encoding exosortase system-associated protein, TIGR04073 family, producing the protein MKNRFLLLAVTALALSSTAFGDIQSPPGHHFTWSRKLSRGVGNILFGWLEYPTTWRKSNQSDGAIAAASDFFIEGTKRTLVRAVYGVYETATFPVPSWKLTYRPPYHHKEVLDNWWGYTEFPPELGFRSEIPYSSSQGW
- the gatC gene encoding Asp-tRNA(Asn)/Glu-tRNA(Gln) amidotransferase subunit GatC, with translation MPEVHQIDIHHVAKLARLSLTDDEAKRYESQLDGILTYIDTLTRYNLDGVEPTAHAMPVFDVLRADEARPGFTQEQALSNAPKRTADQFQISKVIE